The DNA sequence CGTCTCGCGGTGCCCGCCGTGCGCGGCCGGGTCGATCAGCCACGCCTCCCGGCCGTCCCACAGGACGTTGCCGTTCCACAGGTCGCCGTGCAGCCGCGCGGGCGGCTCGTCCGGAGCCGCGAGCCGGGCGCACGCGCGCTCGAACGGCGCGGCCTCGAGCAGCCCGGCGTCGACGGCCTGCCGCACGTAAGGCAGGACGCGGTGTGCCGCGTACCACGACGCCCAGTCGTCGCCCGGGACGTTCGCCATCGGCGCCAGGCCGATCCACGCGTCGGCGGGCCCGCCCGGGGGAGCGGCGCCGAACGCGGGCGCGCCGGCCGCGTGCAGGCGGGCGAGGCCGCGGCCGAACCGTTCCGCGGCGGCCGGATCGGGCCGTCCGGCGGGGACGCGGTCGAGGACGAGCTGGTCGTCGTCGTGGCTGTGCACCTCCGGCACCGGCACCGCACCCGCCGCGGCCAGCCAGCGCAGGCCCGCCACCTCGGCCGCCGTCGCGCGCGGCCCGGCACCGCGTTTGACCACGACGGCGCGGCCGTCGTCCAGTACGGCCTCGGTCAGGTCGCTCATGACCCGCACGGTACCGGCGCGCTACGGTGGTCGCGTGCAGGACTTCGAACGGGTGCTCGGCGCACTGGCGGACGTGGAACGGTCCGAGGCGCGCGACTACTCGTCGTTCAGCGTGCGCGGCAAGCGGTTCGGCTACTACTGGCCGCGCACGCGCACGGTCGGCCTCAAGCAGACGATCTCCGAGCAGCTCGCGCTCGTCTCCGAACGTCCGGACGTCTTCGAGATCCAGTTCACCACCGGCGGCTTCGGCTGGGTCGTCGTGTACCTGGACGGCATCGAGGCCGACGAGCTGGCCGAACTGATTTACGAGGCATGGCGGCTGTCCGCGCCCGAAGAGCTGGTCGCCGAGGTGCCCTTCACCAGGATCGCCCGGGTGTAGAGCAGGTCGAACCCCTGCCGCTGCACGTTCTGGTGCGACTTCGAACCCGGCTGCGTGGTGACGACGGCGACGTCGCACCCGGCTTCGGCCGCCGCGGCGAGCCGGGCCCGCAGCAACGCCGTCTGCACACCCCGCCGCCGATGCGCGGGGAGGGTGGCCGCACCGGTGAACTGCGCGATCCCGTCCGTGGCGCGGAAACTGGCGCCGCCGGCGAACT is a window from the Amycolatopsis sp. NBC_00355 genome containing:
- a CDS encoding fructosamine kinase family protein, producing MSDLTEAVLDDGRAVVVKRGAGPRATAAEVAGLRWLAAAGAVPVPEVHSHDDDQLVLDRVPAGRPDPAAAERFGRGLARLHAAGAPAFGAAPPGGPADAWIGLAPMANVPGDDWASWYAAHRVLPYVRQAVDAGLLEAAPFERACARLAAPDEPPARLHGDLWNGNVLWDGREAWLIDPAAHGGHRETDLAMLHLFGCPHLDRIVAAYDETAPLADGRRDRIGMHQLFPLLVHTVLFGQSYAAQALAAARSLG
- a CDS encoding MmcQ/YjbR family DNA-binding protein, whose product is MQDFERVLGALADVERSEARDYSSFSVRGKRFGYYWPRTRTVGLKQTISEQLALVSERPDVFEIQFTTGGFGWVVVYLDGIEADELAELIYEAWRLSAPEELVAEVPFTRIARV